Proteins from a single region of Mycobacteriales bacterium:
- a CDS encoding metalloregulator ArsR/SmtB family transcription factor, whose product MRADTRAGEDPTGPELSDAAAAVAVESFRMLADETRLQLLWALADAERSVAELSRIVDRPPSAVSQHLAKLRLTRLVATRRDGNRIFYRLENMHVRQLLEDALSHIDHLQRGLPDHGPTHASSTDHLRRRR is encoded by the coding sequence ATGCGCGCAGATACGCGGGCAGGTGAGGACCCAACCGGGCCGGAGCTGTCCGATGCCGCGGCGGCCGTCGCCGTCGAGTCGTTCCGGATGCTCGCCGACGAGACCCGGCTCCAACTGCTGTGGGCACTCGCCGACGCCGAGCGGTCGGTCGCCGAGCTCTCCCGGATCGTCGACCGACCACCCAGCGCGGTCTCCCAGCACCTGGCCAAGCTGCGGCTCACCCGCCTCGTCGCCACCCGGCGGGACGGCAACCGGATTTTCTACCGACTGGAGAACATGCACGTGCGCCAGTTGTTGGAGGACGCGCTCTCCCACATCGACCACCTCCAGCGGGGGCTGCCCGACCACGGCCCTACGCACGCCTCTTCGACCGACCATCTGCGGCGGCGACGATGA